In Reinekea thalattae, a genomic segment contains:
- a CDS encoding HD domain-containing phosphohydrolase: MDTQKPQRHFSMKAMVLSCFLIIAFTGTGLALALQYSFGVSLAKEAAQRVFSQIAEQVSERIHNMDEQSSVLVNILSEYPVIHNSVSRQVEYDLLPVLARSMELHPYVYSIYLGHANGDFYGLINLESDSHLHQHFNANAQDRWVLIHIFNQAGEQVRESFYYDAQLNLRSSEQQASNYLSYDRPWYRDAILANQVTKTKPYMFSLLGEPGVTYSKQIAGTDSVIAVDVSLSILSEFLKQQRTLPESEVMIFDQQGRISAHSYELDKKQLEWQTEPLTLSEQEQAFIAALPALRVSNQANWPPFDYADGGQPYGYSVDIVNLIAAKIGLNIEYINGYSWLEIMELFEQGKIDLVQSVFKADNSASWGLYSQPYSKTELGVVVKKDSAALKSMAELNGKIVAMTEGRAWTSQVQNSFPEIKVLLVSDNLAALKAVDQGLADAAIDSKQSLSFLQRANFLQQLQVLAAPQGLNAIQREQTLLLGHQQQQLQSILNRAISAITPQEYQAIEQRWLGDDNSNQLLHSINASVVPHPSLLPQNWQSTDEAIGESIIEGIQPFTTSSNVNNANVNNSNVNNSNGNNINTSSDSLFTNNNAQPEQSKERYNYSFEIDREAYLAYAQPIDSQFGQQQNLAIVVPLKTVLGPYVKRLRTTVIVSAAFMALLSLIVIYLTQFIVKPVNQLAQENEKIKRRDFKSVRKIHSNIKEIAELSESIVAMSSAIEQHQASQQELLDSFTRALAQAIDQKSPYTGGHCERVPALAMMLAEQAANSNDAAFKDFKLENPDQWREFEMAAWLHDCGKVTTPEHIVDKGSKLETVYNRIHEVRTRFEVLWRDAELNYWQGIAAGKNPTELAQQLTAEQQRLQDEFEFIAQCNIGEEQMPEEHLNRLSSIAGQTWLRHFDDQLGLSPVEQRRLNTPPASLPAVETLLADLPKHLVPWPKKPEYDKKYGFQMDVPDYQANLGELYNLSIRSGTLSKEDRYRINEHIMSTIQILNELALPEDLSHVPEYAGGHHETLIGTGYPCKLKGKELPTAARIIAIADVFEALTADDRPYKKAKTLSESLDILYRMAERQHLDIDLVQLLVESGVYRQYAERFLHPHQLDEAEQPNHKHSA, from the coding sequence AATAGCCGAACAGGTGAGCGAACGTATCCACAACATGGATGAGCAAAGCTCCGTGCTGGTGAATATCCTTTCAGAATACCCCGTTATTCATAACTCGGTTTCGCGCCAAGTCGAGTACGATCTGTTGCCGGTGCTGGCTCGTTCGATGGAGTTACACCCTTATGTTTATAGCATTTACTTAGGCCACGCCAACGGCGATTTTTATGGCCTAATCAACCTAGAAAGCGACAGCCATTTACACCAGCACTTTAATGCCAACGCGCAAGACCGCTGGGTGCTTATCCATATTTTTAATCAGGCGGGCGAGCAAGTTCGCGAGTCTTTTTATTACGATGCGCAACTGAATTTACGCAGCAGCGAACAGCAGGCCAGTAACTATTTAAGTTACGACCGCCCGTGGTATCGCGATGCCATACTCGCCAACCAAGTCACCAAAACCAAACCCTATATGTTCAGCCTGCTAGGAGAGCCTGGTGTCACCTATTCAAAACAGATTGCCGGTACCGACAGCGTTATTGCCGTTGATGTGTCGTTATCGATCTTATCCGAATTTTTAAAACAACAACGAACCCTGCCGGAAAGTGAAGTGATGATCTTCGACCAGCAAGGGCGTATTTCGGCGCACTCTTATGAGCTGGATAAAAAACAACTCGAATGGCAAACCGAACCGCTCACGCTTAGCGAACAGGAGCAAGCCTTTATTGCCGCGCTGCCTGCATTGCGTGTTTCTAATCAGGCCAACTGGCCGCCATTCGATTACGCCGACGGCGGCCAGCCTTATGGTTATTCGGTCGATATAGTAAACCTAATCGCGGCGAAAATAGGGCTTAATATTGAATACATTAACGGCTACAGCTGGCTCGAAATTATGGAACTGTTCGAGCAAGGAAAAATAGACTTGGTACAGTCTGTTTTTAAAGCCGACAACAGCGCCAGCTGGGGTTTGTATTCTCAGCCCTACAGCAAAACCGAGCTTGGCGTTGTGGTTAAAAAAGACAGCGCAGCGTTAAAAAGCATGGCCGAATTAAACGGCAAAATAGTCGCCATGACAGAAGGGCGAGCGTGGACTAGCCAAGTACAGAACAGCTTCCCAGAAATAAAAGTTCTATTGGTGAGCGACAATTTAGCCGCGCTCAAAGCAGTCGATCAAGGCTTGGCCGATGCCGCGATCGACAGCAAACAAAGCCTGAGCTTTTTACAGCGCGCCAACTTTTTACAACAGCTGCAAGTGCTTGCCGCACCGCAAGGGTTAAATGCTATTCAGCGCGAGCAAACTCTGCTGCTTGGGCACCAGCAACAGCAATTGCAAAGCATTTTAAATCGCGCCATCAGTGCGATAACGCCGCAAGAATACCAAGCCATAGAACAGCGCTGGCTCGGCGATGATAATTCCAACCAGCTGTTGCATTCGATCAACGCCAGCGTTGTACCGCACCCAAGTTTACTGCCGCAAAATTGGCAAAGCACTGACGAGGCAATTGGCGAGTCGATCATCGAAGGCATTCAACCTTTCACGACGAGCAGCAATGTTAATAACGCTAACGTTAATAACAGTAACGTCAATAACAGTAACGGCAATAACATCAATACCAGCAGCGACAGCCTGTTTACCAATAACAACGCTCAGCCAGAGCAAAGCAAAGAACGCTACAATTACTCGTTCGAGATCGACCGAGAAGCTTACCTAGCTTACGCCCAGCCGATCGACTCACAATTTGGTCAGCAGCAAAACCTAGCCATTGTTGTACCGCTAAAAACAGTGCTTGGCCCGTACGTAAAACGCTTGCGAACCACAGTGATTGTTTCGGCAGCCTTTATGGCGTTGCTGTCGCTTATTGTTATTTACCTAACCCAGTTTATTGTTAAACCAGTTAATCAGCTGGCCCAAGAGAACGAAAAAATAAAGCGCCGCGATTTTAAATCGGTACGCAAAATCCATTCAAATATTAAAGAAATTGCCGAGCTTTCAGAGTCTATCGTCGCTATGTCGAGCGCTATCGAACAACACCAAGCCTCGCAACAAGAACTGTTGGACTCCTTCACTCGCGCCTTAGCGCAGGCTATTGACCAAAAATCGCCTTACACCGGCGGCCATTGCGAGCGCGTGCCAGCCTTGGCAATGATGCTCGCCGAGCAAGCGGCAAATTCAAACGACGCCGCCTTTAAAGATTTTAAATTAGAAAACCCAGACCAATGGCGCGAATTTGAAATGGCCGCTTGGCTGCACGACTGCGGCAAAGTCACCACACCAGAACACATAGTCGACAAAGGCAGTAAATTAGAAACCGTCTACAACCGCATTCACGAGGTGCGCACTCGCTTTGAAGTTTTATGGCGCGACGCCGAGCTAAACTATTGGCAAGGCATCGCTGCCGGTAAAAACCCAACCGAACTGGCGCAGCAGCTAACCGCCGAACAACAACGCCTACAGGATGAATTTGAATTTATCGCCCAATGCAATATTGGCGAAGAACAAATGCCCGAAGAACACCTCAACCGGCTCAGCAGCATTGCAGGCCAAACTTGGCTGCGCCACTTTGATGATCAACTCGGCCTTTCACCAGTAGAGCAACGCAGGCTAAACACACCGCCAGCAAGCTTGCCCGCAGTCGAAACGCTACTGGCAGACTTACCCAAGCATTTAGTGCCGTGGCCTAAAAAGCCCGAGTACGATAAAAAATACGGTTTCCAAATGGACGTGCCAGACTACCAAGCTAACTTGGGCGAACTGTATAATTTATCGATACGCAGCGGCACACTCAGCAAAGAAGATCGCTACCGTATTAACGAACACATTATGTCCACCATACAAATCCTCAACGAACTGGCCTTACCAGAAGACTTATCGCACGTGCCCGAATACGCAGGCGGCCACCACGAAACGCTGATCGGCACCGGCTATCCATGCAAACTTAAAGGCAAAGAATTACCCACAGCCGCACGCATCATCGCCATTGCCGACGTATTCGAAGCACTCACCGCTGACGACCGGCCGTACAAAAAAGCCAAAACGCTGAGCGAATCACTCGATATTTTATACCGCATGGCAGAACGCCAGCATCTGGATATAGACCTAGTACAACTGCTGGTAGAAAGCGGCGTCTATCGCCAATACGCCGAACGCTTTTTGCACCCGCACCAGCTCGACGAAGCCGAACAGCCCAACCATAAACACAGCGCCTGA